The genomic stretch GGCGGGCTGGTTCATTGCAATGTCTACGTTGGGCGGAGTGGAGGTTTTTGCTTCTGGAGCCCCCTTAAGTTAAGGGGGCGGCCGTCGCATCGCGACGGCGGGGTTGTGGAGGCATTCCCACGTATCCGAAGCCGAAAACCTCCGCGCCTTATCCCTTGCTACCGCTTCAGTGAGTGATGTCGCCGTGCGCCAGGTCGCCATCCTTGATGACCGGCGGCGTCGAGAACGTGTGGTGCGGAGCCGGGCTCGGCACCGTCCATTCCAGGCCACGTGCGGTCGGCCACGCGCGGGCTGCGGCCTTGGCGCCAACAGCCTTCGAGCGCCACAGGATGAAGGCCATCATGAACGGCGTGACGAACATGCCGAACGCGCCGATCGAGCTGATCAGGTTCCAGTCCGCGAACACGACGTTGTAGTCCGGGATGCGGCGCGGCATGCCGGCCAGGCCCAGGAAGTGCTGCGGGAAGAACAGCAGGTTGACGAAGATCATCGTCCACCAGAAGTGGAACTTCGCCGCCGACTCGCTGTACATGCGGCCCGTCCACTTCGGCCACCAGTAGTACGTGGCGGCGATGATCGAGAACAGCGCGCCGGTCACCAGCACGTAGTGGAAATGCGCCACCACGAAGTAGGTGTCGTGGTACTGGAAGTCGGCCGGGACGATGGCGAGCATCAGGCCCGAGAAACCGCCGATGGTGAACAGGATCACGAACGCGATCGCCCACAGCATCGGCGCTTCGAACGAGATCGAGCCGCGCCACATGGTGGTGACCCAGTTGAACACCTTCACGCCCGTCGGCACGGCGATGAGCATCGTGGCGAACATGAAGTAGATCTCGCCACCCAGCGGCATGCCGACGGTGAACATGTGGTGCGCCCACACGATGAACGAGAGGAACGCGATCGACGCGGTCGCATACACCATGGCCTGGTAGCCGAACAGCGGCTTGCGGCTGAAGGTCGGGATGATCTCCGACACGACGCCGAACGCCGGCAGGATCATGATGTAGACCTCGGGGTGGCCGAAGAACCAGAAGATGTGCTGGAACATCACCGGGTCGCCGCCGCCGGCCGCGTTGAAGAACGAGGTGGCGAAGAACTTGTCGGTCAGCAGCATCGTCACCGCGCCGGCGAGCACCGGCATCACGGCGATCAGCAGGAACGCGGTGATCAGCCAGGTCCAGCAGAAGATCGGCATCTTCAGAAGGTCGATGCCAGGCGCGCGCATGTTCAGCACGGTGGCGATCACGTTGATCGCGCCCATGATCGAGCTGATGCCCATCATGTGGATGGCGAAGATCGCGAAGGCCACGTTGCTGCCGCCCTGCAGCGAGAGCGGCGGATACAGCGTCCAGCCGCCGGCCGGGGCGCCGCCCGGCAGGAACAGCGTGAGCAGCAGCATCGTGAAGGCGAACGGCAGGATCCAGAAGGACCAGTTGTTCATGCGCGGCAGCGCCATGTCCGGCGCGCCGATCTGCAGCGGGATCATCCAGTTCGCCAGGCCGACGAAGGCCGGCATGACGCCGCCGAAGATCATGACCAGCGCGTGCACGGTGGTCATCTGGTTGAAGAACATCGGTTCGACGAACTGCAGGCCCGGCTTCATCAGCTCCGCACGGATCACCACCGACATCGCCGCGCCGATGATGAACATGATGAAGCTGAAGATCAGGTACAGCGTCCCGATGTCCTTGTGGTTGGTCGAGAAGAACCAGCGCTCGATGAAGCCCTGCTTGTGGGCGTGATCATCGTGATGGTGGGTGTCAGCGTGCGTGACGGCCATGGCCTACCTCGGGATTCGGGACGATCAGCCGGCGACCGGCGCCTGCTTTTCAGCAGTCGCGGCCGTGGCGTCGGTGTTCGGGGTCGCTTCCGGCTGGGCCGGAGCGGCGGGCGGTGCGGCCGGAGCCGGGGCCGGCGCCGGGGCGTTCTTCGCCTTCTGCGCTGCGAGCCACTGCTGGTACTCGGCCTTCGGCACGGCCTTGACCACGATCGGCATGAAGCCGTGGTCCTTGCCGCACAGTTCCGCGCACTGGCCGCGGTAGATGCCCGGCTTCTTGATGTCGGTCCAGGCCTCGTTGACGATGCCCGGGATCGCGTCCTGCTTCCAGCCCAGCGCCGGCACCCACCATGCGTGGATGACGTCGTCGGCGGTGATCACGAAGCGGATCTTCGTCTCGGTCGGCAGCACCAGCACGTTGTCGACGTCGAGCAGGTAGTGCGGATGGTCGGCCGTGCGGGCGTCGACGCCGCTCTGGCGGATCTGGTCGCTCTTGCGGTCCAGGCGGCTGGTGAAGCCGACGTTCTCGCCGAGGTAGTCGTACTTCCACATCCACTGGTAGCCGGTGATCTTGACGGTCATCTCGGCGTTGCGGGTGTCGTACATCTTGATCAGCTTGCTGGTGGCCGGGAACGCCATCAGCACCAGCAGCACGACCGGGACGACGGTCCAGATGACCTCGAGCTTCGTGCTGTGGGTGAAATCCTTGTCCGCCACCGCGCCCTTGGAGTGGCGGAACTTGAACATGGCGTAGGCCATGGCGCCGAACACCAGGATGCCGATGATCACGCACACCCACAGGGCGAACATGTGCGCGCTGTAGGCGTTGGCCGACTGGACGGTCACGCCCTGGCCCATGTTGAGCTGCCACCGCTTGGGATCGGCCGCCTGCGCACTGGCAAGGACCGGCAGCGCCATCGCGGCGATGCCCGCGCCCCACTGCTTGAAACGACCGGCTTTCATCTGTTCGAGCCCCAGAAAGACGCTAGTTGAATGTACTGGACTGGCTGAGCCGTTCGGCTTGGCTTGCGGGCTCATCCGCGACCGGAGGCAGCGGGCATCACAGCCCAGGAGGGACCCAAAAAGGGAACCAAAAAACCGCCCCGCGGAACCGCTTAGTTTACCGACCGTGAACGCCACCAACAACCGCAGCGGTCAAAGCATGCGGAATAGTGAGCAAATTTCGCAATCCCGGCCGCACCACGCGGCGAACTTCCCCCTTGTGCGCCGACGCTAGCAGGCCGGGTGCGCAACGTCTGCGGCGACCGGAACCCACTAGACTATCGGGCTTCCCAAGGCTGTCCCTGGCCCCATGACCATCCATTCCGTCACCGCCGTCGATAGCGACGGCCCGCCGGCGCCGCACGCGCTGATCAGCCCCGAACTCCCGCCGAGCCCCGCCGCGCCCCGCGCCGCGATCACCGCCGGCTGGGTCCGCGACGAAGCCAGCCACGTGCGCGCCCTGCTCGATCGCGCCCGCCTGCCCGAAGCCGACCGCCTCCAGGCGCAGGCGACCGCCGCGGACCTCGTCCGCCGCGTCCGCGCCCGCGCCAAGGACCAGGGGGCGATCGAGGCCTTCATGCGCCAGTACGACCTGGGCAGCGAGGAAGGCGTGCTGCTGATGTGCGTGGCCGAGGCGCTGCTGCGCATTCCGGACCAGGAAACCGCCGACAAGCTCATTCGCGACAAGCTGGGCGATGCGGACTGGAAGAAGCACATGGGCCAGTCCGATTCGGTGCTGGTCAACGCCTCGACCTGGGGCCTGATGCTTACCGGCCACCTGGTCGATCTGGCGGACGAGACCAAGCGCGACGTGCACGGCGCCTTCAAGCGCCTGCTCGGCCGCGTCGGCGAACCGGTGATCCGTCTGGCCGTGCGCCAGGCGATGAAGATCATGGGCCATCAATTTGTGATGGGCCGCACAATCGGCGAAGCACTCGCCCGTTCGCAGAAGAACGGCAATGCCGCCTACCGCTATTCGTTCGACATGCTGGGCGAAGGCGCGCTGACCACGAAGGACGCGCTGCGCTACCTGCAGGCGTACCGCGACGCGATCCACGCCATCGGCAAGTCGGGCAATTTCATCGACGGCGACGTGTTCGCCGCGCCGTCGATCTCGGTGAAGCTCTCCGCGCTGCACCCGCGCTACGAGCACGCCAAGCGTGCGCGCGTGATGTCCGAGCTCGTGCCGCGCGTGCTCGAACTGGCGCAGATGGCCAAGTCCTACGGCATCGGCTTCACCGTCGATGCGGAGGAAGCCGATCGTCTCGAACTTTCGCTCGACGTCATCGCCGCCGCGTATTCGGATGCGTCGCTGAACGGCTGGGAAGGTTACGGCCTGGCGATCCAGGCGTACCAGAAGCGCGCGCCGGAGGCGATCGACTTCATCGCCGACCTCGCCCGCCGCACCGGCCGCCGCATCCCGGTGCGTCTGGTCAAGGGCGCGTACTGGGACAGCGAAGTGAAGCGCGCGCAGGTCGAAGGCCAGCCCGGCTATCCGGTGTTCACGCGCAAGCCGAACACCGACGTGAGCTACCTCGCCAACGCGCGCCGCATGCTCGAGGCGTCGGATGCGATCTATCCGATGTTCGCCACGCACAACGCGCAGACGATCGCGACGATTCACCAGCGCGCGAAGTCGATGGGCCGTGCGAAGCACTTCGAGTTCCAGAAGCTGCATGGCATGGGCGACGACCTGTACGCCGAGGTGATCCCGGCCGACCGCCTGGACGTGCCGTGCCGCGTGTACGCGCCGGTCGGTTCGCACGAGGACCTGCTGCCGTACCTGGTGCGCCGCCTGCTCGAGAACGGCGCCAACTCCAGCTTCGTCAACCGCATCACCGACGAGGACATCGCCATCGACGACCTGGTCCGCGATCCGGTCGAGACCGTGTCCTCCTTCGAATCCATCCCGCATCCGCGCATTCCGCAGCCGATCGATCTGTACCGCAGTTTCGGCATCGACAGGACCAACTCCATGGGCATCAACCTCGCCAACGACGACCAGCTGCGCACGCTCGCCGACCAGATCAACGCCGCCGCGCGCAGCCAATGGCGCGCCACGCCGCTCGTGCCGGGCGCGAACGTCACCGGTCCGCTGATCGCGGTGACCAACCCGGCCGATCGTCGCCAGACCGTCGGCCAGTGGCAGGCCGCCGACAGCGCGACCGTCGAGAAGGCGCTGCAGAACGCCGTCGCCGCGCACGATGCCTGGAACAAGACGCCGGCCGCCAGCCGCGCCGCGATCCTGGAACACGCCGCCGACCTGCTCGAGCAGCGCATGCCGCAGTACATCGCGCTGTGCACGCGCGAAGCGGGCAAGTCGATTCCAGACGGCGTCGCCGAGGTGCGCGAGGCGGTCGACTTCCTGCGCTACTACGCCGCGCAGGCGCGCAAGCAGTTCGCGGTCGAACCGCTGCCCGGCCCCACCGGCGAGGCCAACACGCTGCAGCTCTCCGGCCGCGGCGTGTTCGTGTGCATCAGCCCGTGGAACTTCCCGCTGGCGATCTTCGCCGGCCAGATCGCCGCGGCGCTCGCCGCCGGCAACAGCGTCATCGCCAAGCCGGCCGAGCAGACCAACCTGATCGGCTACTACGCGGTGAAGCTGCTGCACGAAGCCGGCGTGCCGGAAGCCGTGCTGCAGTTCCTGCCGGGCGA from Lysobacter auxotrophicus encodes the following:
- the ctaD gene encoding cytochrome c oxidase subunit I, which translates into the protein MAVTHADTHHHDDHAHKQGFIERWFFSTNHKDIGTLYLIFSFIMFIIGAAMSVVIRAELMKPGLQFVEPMFFNQMTTVHALVMIFGGVMPAFVGLANWMIPLQIGAPDMALPRMNNWSFWILPFAFTMLLLTLFLPGGAPAGGWTLYPPLSLQGGSNVAFAIFAIHMMGISSIMGAINVIATVLNMRAPGIDLLKMPIFCWTWLITAFLLIAVMPVLAGAVTMLLTDKFFATSFFNAAGGGDPVMFQHIFWFFGHPEVYIMILPAFGVVSEIIPTFSRKPLFGYQAMVYATASIAFLSFIVWAHHMFTVGMPLGGEIYFMFATMLIAVPTGVKVFNWVTTMWRGSISFEAPMLWAIAFVILFTIGGFSGLMLAIVPADFQYHDTYFVVAHFHYVLVTGALFSIIAATYYWWPKWTGRMYSESAAKFHFWWTMIFVNLLFFPQHFLGLAGMPRRIPDYNVVFADWNLISSIGAFGMFVTPFMMAFILWRSKAVGAKAAARAWPTARGLEWTVPSPAPHHTFSTPPVIKDGDLAHGDITH
- the putA gene encoding bifunctional proline dehydrogenase/L-glutamate gamma-semialdehyde dehydrogenase PutA yields the protein MTIHSVTAVDSDGPPAPHALISPELPPSPAAPRAAITAGWVRDEASHVRALLDRARLPEADRLQAQATAADLVRRVRARAKDQGAIEAFMRQYDLGSEEGVLLMCVAEALLRIPDQETADKLIRDKLGDADWKKHMGQSDSVLVNASTWGLMLTGHLVDLADETKRDVHGAFKRLLGRVGEPVIRLAVRQAMKIMGHQFVMGRTIGEALARSQKNGNAAYRYSFDMLGEGALTTKDALRYLQAYRDAIHAIGKSGNFIDGDVFAAPSISVKLSALHPRYEHAKRARVMSELVPRVLELAQMAKSYGIGFTVDAEEADRLELSLDVIAAAYSDASLNGWEGYGLAIQAYQKRAPEAIDFIADLARRTGRRIPVRLVKGAYWDSEVKRAQVEGQPGYPVFTRKPNTDVSYLANARRMLEASDAIYPMFATHNAQTIATIHQRAKSMGRAKHFEFQKLHGMGDDLYAEVIPADRLDVPCRVYAPVGSHEDLLPYLVRRLLENGANSSFVNRITDEDIAIDDLVRDPVETVSSFESIPHPRIPQPIDLYRSFGIDRTNSMGINLANDDQLRTLADQINAAARSQWRATPLVPGANVTGPLIAVTNPADRRQTVGQWQAADSATVEKALQNAVAAHDAWNKTPAASRAAILEHAADLLEQRMPQYIALCTREAGKSIPDGVAEVREAVDFLRYYAAQARKQFAVEPLPGPTGEANTLQLSGRGVFVCISPWNFPLAIFAGQIAAALAAGNSVIAKPAEQTNLIGYYAVKLLHEAGVPEAVLQFLPGDGATVGAALTKDPRIAGVAFTGSTDTARAINRALAARDAAIGVLIAETGGQNALIADSSSLPEQVVKDAIASAFTSAGQRCSAARVLFVQDDIADKVTTMLAGAMAELKVGDPGLLSTDVGPVIDEDALKMLRDHAERMDREATKIAEVALDAEAANGSFFAPRAYTLKSLDQLHREIFGPVLHVIRWKADQLDAVIDQINATGYGLTLGIHSRIDETIEKIASRIKVGNCYVNRNQIGAVVGVQPFGGQNLSGTGPKAGGPHYLPRFATEKTITVNTTAAGGNASLLTLGD
- the coxB gene encoding cytochrome c oxidase subunit II, whose product is MKAGRFKQWGAGIAAMALPVLASAQAADPKRWQLNMGQGVTVQSANAYSAHMFALWVCVIIGILVFGAMAYAMFKFRHSKGAVADKDFTHSTKLEVIWTVVPVVLLVLMAFPATSKLIKMYDTRNAEMTVKITGYQWMWKYDYLGENVGFTSRLDRKSDQIRQSGVDARTADHPHYLLDVDNVLVLPTETKIRFVITADDVIHAWWVPALGWKQDAIPGIVNEAWTDIKKPGIYRGQCAELCGKDHGFMPIVVKAVPKAEYQQWLAAQKAKNAPAPAPAPAAPPAAPAQPEATPNTDATAATAEKQAPVAG